GGCGCCCGCCAAGTTCAAGATGGGCGTCTCAGGCTGCCCCAACTGCTGCAGCGATGCCTGGTTAAAAGACCTCGGGTTCTTCGGCACCGATGACGGGTTCAAGGCGGTCGTCGGCGGCAAGGGCGGTGGGACGGCAAAGGTGGGCCGGGAACTCGCCGATGGCCTGACCGCGGATCAGGCTGTGGCGCTGGCGCGGAAGGTGATCGCGTTCTACCGGGAGAACGGGCAGGCGCCCGAACGCCTGGGAGCAACGATCGAGCGGGTCGGCTTCGATAAGTTTAAAGAAGCGGTGTTGTGAGAGGGCGGTGCTCAAACTCCCGCCCTTCAGGCGGCTGCATCCCCCACCTCCCCTGTCTTTTTTGCACCCGCGACTGCCCCCTCTGGCCCGGGAAGAGCTCTCGCCGGTCCGTTCCTGTCCCTCAGAGCGGCATCGCCCGACGACCGACCCGGTTTCGCCGTGCTGCCCGAACATTGCGGGGGTCCGGGATCGTTGCTAGCCACAAATTGTATTTAAATTCACTAAATATTTAAATATTTAAAAAATATACGTAGAAACATGGGCACGATCACGTTGAGCATCGACGACCGGACAGAGGAAGACTTCCGGAGACTGGTCGAGAAGATCCTCGGGAGGCGAAAAGGAGCCCTCGGCGAAGCGGCGACCGAGGCGATGAGGATCTGGATCCGCGAAAAGACGCAGGAGGAGATCGCACGGGACGCTCTTGAGTTGACCGGGAAGGCATACCACTTCGGAGCAAGGAGGTATACGTCGAGGAAGGACCTGTATGATCGGTAACCCACCGCTTATTGACACGAACGTCCTCGTCTACCTCTTCGATGCGGACACGCCCGATAAGCAGCGCATCTCAAAGGACCTCGTTACGGCATGCTGGCGGTCGGAGACGCGTTACTCGGTCTCGGCGCAGAATCTCGCCGAGTTCTCAGTGGTCGTGACCGAGAAGGTCGCAAACCCGATGCCGGTGGAGGATGTGCAGCGCTTCATTCAGGCCATCCAGGACTTCGACGGCTGGAATGTCGTCGGATATGGCAGCGAGACCATCCTCTCCGCCCACGAGATCCGGGACCGCCACCATGTGCACTTCTGGGACGCCCTCCTTGCCGCAACGATGATCGAGCATTCTATCGACACGATCATCACCGAGGACGCCCACCTCCTGCGCATCCCCGGAATCACGGTCGTCAACCCGTACCGGGAAGGATGATCGGGGAGTCCCGGCCTACGGGGCTACCGTCACGGACGGAGAACCGGCCGCCCCGCTCTCGTAGACGAGGGTGTTGTAGCGGTACTGGAAGATGTAGACCACCAGAGATACCGCGAGCATAAGGACGGGGAGAAGGAAAATCCCGATAATGCCCGCGACGAGCCCGATGAGGCCTGTTACGAGGAAGACGAGAGATACCAGGACCATCATGAAGAGCATAAGAACGATCTGGAGGATTACCTGGGAGAAGATGTACGATCCCCAACCGATCCTCTGGATCTGAGCGAGGACGGCGGGGATGTTGAACGCTTCTCGTAACGATTCCATCTTCGCGAACCGCACCGCCGCCATCTGCGCCACAAGCCAGATGAGGATGAGGAGGACGAACGATACGAGAGCGACGATGCCGGCCACGAGGCCGTTCTGCCCGGCCAGGATGCCGGCGCCTCCCATCAGGCCCATCGCGACGAGGAGCATGAGCCCGATGTAGGCAAGGTATACGACCAGCAATTTCAGGCCGTCGACGAAGAGCCTGCCCCAGCCGCCGAGGTCCGGCGCCGGCACGTCCCCCCGCATGATGCGCACGAAGTAGCCGTAGATGAGCGGGAAGACGATGGTGAAGACGATGAGCCGGAGCCAGTGCATCCAGCCTCCCCTGAGGGCGTCCCCTGTGTAATCAAACGAGTCTTCGAGTAACCTCTGGTAGTTTATGGTCAATGTATCACCCTGGATCCTCTGTCTTCTGCGAACCAATCCCAGATAGTGGCACGTGCGGGCCGGACCGATCCGGAGCGAGCCCTCATAGTGGTTATATCAGGCAACTATCCTCTTGAACGCTTCGATCCGGCTGGAGGACCATTCGACGAGGTCACGGGTTACCCCCGTCGCACCCGCGACTCCCCCACCAGGTACCCCGCATACGGCACCCCCGACGCCCCTCGCACCGCGCCGTAGCTCGCCGCCGCTGCCGCGAGAAAGATCACCGGGTAGGTCGTCCGGTCTGCCCACGATAGCCCGGTGAGGGAGAACCAGGCAGCCGCGGCGGCGGCGATGACGAGCGGGTGGACGAGGTAGATCCCGTAGGAGTGCTCCCCGAAGGACCGGGAGGCGCCCGCAGTCCTCCCCCCTCCCCCATCCAGCCGCCAGGCCGCGAGGACGAGCGCGGCGATGACCGGGACGTAGTAGAAGGGTTCGAGGATCCGGTAGATGCAGAAGACGGCGAGAGAAGAGCCGGAGAAACTCCCGTAGTGGAGCACGCTCGCCGCCCACATGCCGCCGAGGAGGACGGCGCCCGCACCGGCCGCGGCGAGCACCCCCGCAGGGGAGAAGGACCGGAGCGCCGACCGGCACCGGTCCGTATGCCGGGCGACGTAGATCCCGAGGACGAAGTAGAAGAGGTGCGACGGAAAGAGGCGGATCAGCACCGTGTACCACTCCGGGCCCACAAACGCTCCCGTGAGATGGGCGCCCACGTTCCAGAGGATCTGGACGAAGAGGAGCGCGAGGAGGAGGAAGAGTGCCGCACCGCCCCGGTCGAACCGGTCGTAGCCTCTCGCGATCAGTGGAAAGAGGAGGTAGAGCTGGATGATCAGCACGAAGAACCAGAGGTGGTAGGCGGCGTTCCCGATGAGGAGGGCTTCCACCACCCTCTCAGGCGTTGGCACGCCGGCGAACCCTATCATCCCCTCCACCGTCACCAGGAGATAGAGAGCGGTGAAGAAGAGGTACGGGAGAAGGATCGTCCGGGCCCGGCGGCTGTAGAAGTCCGGGAGCGAATACGCGCCGGAATACCGCGCCGCGAGCACCCAGCCGGATATGAAGATGAAGACCGGCACGGCGAAGTGGGCGAGGACGTAGACGACCACGTTTACGAGGGCGAGCAGGTTCACGCCGGGGATCCGGGTGAAGTTCATGGAGACGTGGACGGCGATCACGGCGAGGGCAGCAAACCCCCGCAGGTACTCGACCTCAGAAAACCAGACCACCGCAGCCACACCTCTCGATCGCCCGCCGGGCACTACAGGATTGCAGGCAGGTATATATGAACCCCTGCCCGACGGCCGCCGGGGGTCACCCGGAAGGGACCGGTCAAGCACTATAATACCGGAAGACACCATCTATCAGGAGAGGGAGTCCCATGCAGTACTCGGAAGGACAGGTCGGCAGGGTCTTTACCGTCAGGATCGACGACGGGGAGGACTTCATCAGGGAGATCCAGCGTTTTGTAACGGCGATGAACATCCAGAGCGGCATGATCCACTTTCTCGGCGCTGTACGGTCCGCGAAAGTCGTGACGGGGCCAAAGGAGCCCGTCATCCCGCCGGTCCCCCGGCGCGAAGAGATCTTCGGGGGCTGGGAACTCCTCGGGTTCGCCACCATCTACCCGGGAGAGGAGGAGCCGTCCATCCATATCCACACGGTGGCAGGGAAAGGAATAAGGTCGCTTGCCGGGTGCCTCCGGGAGAAGGCGGAGGTCTACCTGGTGATCGAGGCGATCGTCACGGAGTTCGTCGGCATCTCCGCACGACGGCTCCCCGACGAGAAGACCGGCGTCAGCCTCCCGGTCTTCGACCGGACACTCCCATGACCGGCCAGCCGGAGTTCCTCCCCATGTCGATGGAGGAGGCGGAGCGGCTCGGCATCGACCGGTTCGACGTCGTCCTGGTCACCGGCGACGCCTACGTCGACCACCCCTCCTTCGGGACCGCACTGATCGGGCGGGTGCTCGTCGACGCCGGCTACGCGGTCGGCGTCATCGCCCAGCCCGAGTGGCGGGGTGACACCGACTTCCGGCGCCTCGGAGAGCCCCGGCTCTTCTTCTCGGTCTCGGCCGGGAACGTCGACTCGATGGTGAACGCCTTCACGCCGAACCTGAAGCGCCGGCACTCAGACGTCTACTCGCCCGGAGGGAGGCTGCTGCGGCCCGACCGGGCGACCCTGGTCTACACCGACCGGGTCCACGCCCTCTTCCCAAAGACTCCCGTCGTCATCGGCGGGATCGAGGCGAGCCTCCGGCGCTTCGCCCACTACGACTACTGGTCCGATTCGGTCCGGCAGGCCATCCTCGCCGACGCCCCGGCCGACCTCCTCGTCTTCGGCATGGGCGAGCGCCAGGTGGTCGCGATCGCGGACCGGCTCGCCGCCGGCGAAGCCGCAGGCACCCTCACCGATATCCCCGGCACAGCCTACCGGGTCGACCTGAAGACCTGGCGGAGCATGGATCATACGGGGTACGTCGTCCTCCCCGGCTACGCGGAGGTGAAAGAGGACCGCTACGCCTACGCCAGGGCGTTTGCGCTCCACTATACCGAGCAGGACCCGCTGCGGGGTAGGAGAGTGGCCCAGCCACACCCGAAGACCGTCGTCGTCCAGAACCCGCCGGCGATGCCGCTCTCGGGGGATGAACTCGACCGGATCTACGAACTCCCCTACGCACGGAGAGCCCACCCCTCCTACACCGAGCCGGTCCCGGCCCTCGAACCGGTCAGGTTCTCGGTCGTCAGCCACCGGGGGTGTTTTGGGTCCTGCTCGTTCTGCGCCCTCACCCACCACCAGGGACGGATCGTCCAGAGCCGGAGCATCGACTCGATCGTCCGGGAGGTGGAGCGGATGGCGGCGATGTCGGAGTTTGCGGGCGTCGTCCAGGACGTCGGTGGGCCGACGGCGAACATGTACGGCATCCACTGCGGCCGGTGGGAGACCGCCGGCACCTGCCCCGACCGGCGCTGCATCGACTGCCCCGCGCTCGACCGCAGCCACGAGGAGCAACTCCGCCTGCTCCGGCGCATCAGCGAGATTCCGGGCGTAAAACGGGTCTTCATCGCGTCCGGCATCCGCTACGACCTGATCCCTCCGGAGGACCGGGAGTATCTCGCCGGGGTCTGCGAGCGCCACGTCTCCGGGCACCTCAAGGTCGCCCCCGAACACGTCTCGAAACGGGTCTCTGCATGCATGGGAAAACCGCCCCGCGAGGCCTTCGATGCCTTCAGGGATCGGTTCGAGGCCCTCCAGGCAGGGAAGCAGAAGCGGCAGTACCTCGTCCCCTACTTTATGTCCGGCCACCCGGGCTGCACGATAGAAGATATGGTCGAACTCGCCGAGTACGTCCGGGACACCAATCTCTACACCGAACAGGTCCAGGACTTCACGCCGACACCGATGAGCATCTCGACGACCATCTACCACACCGGGCTCGACCCCTTCACCCTCGAGGAGGTCTACGTCCCGAAGGGGCGGGAGAAGCGGGTCCAGCGGGCCCTCATGCACTACCGGGACCCGGAGAACTACGCCCTGGTCTGCGAGGGGCTCCGCGCGGCCGGGAGGGAGGACCTCATCGGGAGTGCGTGGCGGTGCCTTGTCCCGGCGAAAAGAGGCGCTGCGAAGAGAAAGGGGCGGACGAAATAGAGATTATCTCCCCAGGATAGAGCCCGCGGCAAACCCGGCAGCCACCGCGATGGCCCGGCTCGGGATCCGGGGGATCACGAACATCGTCACCGCCAGGGAGACCGCGGTGTTGGCCGTCGTCCCGGGGGTGACGACGGCATCGAGCGTCCGCATCGTGCAGGAGCGCCATTCACGGGGAGGTGGCGACGAGGGGAGCACGAACCTCCCGGCAAGATCGCTCGCCGCCTGCATGGCCGTCGACCGCCACTCTCCCACTTCCGTTACTCTTCGCCCGCAGGGCATAATAACAGGGTGTGGCCCCGCGTACTACTTATTTTTATGGCCGATCATATCGGCGAACTGCTCCCGGATCCGGCGCATTCGGTTCCGGTGGCAGAAGGGGCAGAGGGCTTCGAAGTTCCCGAGCGTGTGGGAACCGCCGCAGATCGCCGGCTCCCGGAGGTCGAAATGCGTTGCGTCGGAACTGAGCGGGGCGTTGCATCCGGCGCACCGGTGGCACTGCCGTTCGAGGACGGTCTGCATGGCTTCGTCCGTGATGTATGCCCCCGAAATAAGCGCATCGTCACCATGCGCCGCTACCGATGCTCCGCGCTCGCTTACCACCCGGAGAAATTAATTTTCCGGATGATAAACCTTTTGGCAGCAGGCAGACAGCGAACCGGGATATCAGGACCAACAGGGAGATTTGCACCGCTAAAAATCCATTAAAAATGCAATAACGGCTTCCTGCGGCACTTCTAACGACGGCAAAAACCCCCGCTTCGCGAACAATTCCAAAAGAGCGATCTCCGGAGAACAAGCCCGGGAAATGGGCGCAAGAACGCCGGAACCGGGGGGATTCCCGCGAAATAAAGGAAAAACCTATTACTTTGCGACAGAAAATGCATCGGTATGCATTACGAGATTACCGGAGACAACCTGCAGATGGTGACCCTCCGTCTCGCCCAGGGCGAGAGCATCTGCGCCGAGGCCGGCGCCATGGTCAACATGAGCGGGAACATGCAGATGACCACCAACATGAAGGGCGGGCTCTTCAAGGGATTGAAAAGGATGGTATCCGGCGAAGGGCTCTTCATGACCGAGTTCACCCCAGAGGGCGGGGACGGGTTCGTCTCCTTCGCCGGGAACATCCCGGGGAAGATCTTCGCGCTGAACCTCGCAGACAGTGAGTTCATCGCCCAGAAGGACGCGTTCCTCTGTTCCGAACAGGGCGTCGACCTCGATATCGTATTCACGAAGAAACTCCGGTCGGGCTTCTTCGGCGGTGAGGGATTCATCCTGCAGCGGCTCTCCGGCAGGGGGGCGGTGTTCCTCCACTGCTGCGGGGACATCATGGAGATGACGCTTGCGCCCGGCGAGGTGGTCAGGGTGGAGACGGGCCTCGTGGTCGGGTTCGAGAGCACCGTCGACTACAGCATCGCGCTCGCCGGCGGCGTGAAGACCGTCTTCTTCGGCGGCGAGGGCCTCTTCCTGACCACGCTGACCGGACCGGGCCGTGTCGTCCTGCAGTCCATGGATATCGCAAAACTCGCGAGCGCCCTGATGCCCTACCTCCCCGTCCAGAACTCGTCGGGACGGTGAACTACCCTACCCTTACGGATGGGGCTTCCTGCTTCATCCCCCTCCCCGGCGGGAGCGAGCCGTCCAGGGTGAAAGCGTACGGTCCCGAAGGTGGGGCGCCGCTTCCATCCCCCCGTACGAAGGGAGCCTTCTCGTTCATGACCCACGAGCCCCGCAGAGGTAACCTGATAGTCCACGGCGTCGCAGGAGTACCTGATGAACCTCGTCATGGTCGTGCACGGCCCCGAGGCCTTCGATGCCGGGGACGTCGAACGGTTGATCGGGCTCCTCTCCCCGCGGCAGATCCTTGTCGCGGGGGTGATGGCCCGGACCGCCGCCGAGGAGTCCGGGCTCCCGGTCGTCTGCACGGACGAGCGGCCGAGCGTGGTCCTCGCCGCCCTCTCCGGGCGGGCGTGCCTGGTCAACCGGGGGAAGACCCCGAAATCCGGGCGGATATTCGGCGAGGTTGTCGCCGGCCGGCTCCCGGGGCTCGTCCACGTGGAGACCTCGAGCGAAACCGTCTATCGCTGGAACCGTGGCGACGAGAGCCTCGCGGAGGAGATTGTCAGGCGGACAGAGTACGCTCTCGTTCACGCAAAGAGCACCGGCGCCCGGTGTGAAGGGGTGCGGGAGGTCCGGGGGTGCATCCCGGGGGAGGCGGTCTTCGTGAACGGGATCGTGATCGGGACAGCGACGGCGGAGACGGTCGTCCTCTCCTCACGAGACGGGGGACTCCGGGCCGTCTCCGGCCTCGACCCGAAACCCCACGGGTTTGAGAAACTCCTCCGGGCGGGCCTCCCGGACCTCGATGCGGCCTGGTGCAAGAGCGGGCCGGTGCGGACGAAACCCCCCCGGCAGGCCGGGCGCGCCTCCCGCGGGGGCCGGATCGCGGTCATCGACCACTGCGGCCACACCCTCTACCAGGAGATCGGGGAGGATGTCTGCGGCGTCCTCGCCGTCGGCGACGACACCACCGCCGTCTGCGGCCACATCTGCTCTCATGCAGGCATCCCCGTCTTCGGGGTGGTCGACGGGGACGCCGACGCCATCGTGGAGCCCGGGTATGCTCCGGGGTCGGTGGTGGTCGAGGTCGTCGACGGACGGGACGACGACATCGGCAGGGAACTTGCGGCCGTCCGGGACCTCGATGCCGCCCGCTGGGAGGAATGGGTCGAGGAGACGCTCCGTATCCTCGCCGGAAGGGTTCGGATCGTCCTCGACCTCCGTGGAGAATAACGCATGCAATGCGCCGAGTGTAAGGGGAGGGGGTTCTGCGGCCTCGAACGCTGCCCGATCATGAGCAGGTTCTACGCCCGGCTCCCGGTCCGGCCGAGCGACCGCTACCAGGGAGCCGCGCCGTCGGTCTTCGTAGGGAGTTACGGCTACCCGAAGGTGGCGGGGGGCCCGCTGATGATCGACGACGCCGACCACCCGCCGGACTGGGTAGCCAGAGGCCTTCAGATCGACGATATCGTGGGGCTCCGGGCCCGGACGATACGCGGCGCCGGCGAGGCGAAGGGGCTTGCCGGGAGCATCCAGGAGATCGCGCTCTCGAGCCAGCCGCTCGACGTGGAGGTGCGCTTTACAAAACCCGTCTCCTTCGACCTCCGGTTCGACGGGACGATCGCCCCCGTCGGGCTCACCGGCGCCATCAAAAAGATGGACGTCCTCGGGAACGCCCGGGTGGACCGGGCGGTAGACCGGGCGACGTCCGATACCGACCTCTCCGCCACCGATGCCTGCGAGATCCTCAACGCCTCGGGCACCGACGTCTACCGGATCACCCAGCTCCTCACCGCCGGCCTCCTCGGGAAGAAGCGGCACGTCGTCCCCACCCGGTGGGCGATCACGGCGGTCGACGACACGGTCTCGAAACGGCTCAGGAAGAAGATCGCCCGGTATCCGCCGCTGAATGAGATCCAGGTCTTCTCAGCCTCGCTCTACGGGAACCACATCGTCTGCCTCCTCGTCCCCGGGGACTGGAAGTTCGAGATGATCGAGGTCTGGGGGAAGCAGTCGCTCTGGGGCGGCGGGAGCGAGACGATCGCACGCGATGGCGAAGGGCTCACCAAATCCGGCTACTCGCCGCTCGCGGGAGCCTACTACTCGGCACGTCTCGCGGTCGCGGAGTACCTGGAGAGCGTACGCCGCTCATCAAGGGTGCTTGTGCTCAGAAACGTCACGAGCGAGTACTGGGCGCCGCTCGGCACCTGGGTTGTCCGGGAGGCGACGCGGAACGCCATGCAGGGGGGGAAGACCCCGTGTGCCGACCTCAAGCAGGCGATCGACCTCGCCTCCCGGCTCATCGGCTTTGACCGCTGGCGTCCCCACAGCCGGCTCATCCCGGAACTCACGACACAGAAGACGCTCTTTGAATTTTAGAAGGAATCCTGCCCGTTCTTCTGCAGGCGGTAGCGCTCGACGAGCGAGTCAAGGGTCTCGGCCTCGTCGACGCTCTTGTCCTCGCGCACCCGGACGAACCGCGGGAACCGGAGCGCGTAACCGCTCTCGTAGTTAGGGCTCGTCTGGATCTCGGAGTAGCCCACCTCGAAGACCACCTCCGGCTCGAACGTCACCTCTTTTCCGGAACGGGCGATCACCCTGTCCTTGAAGAGGGCATAAAGTTCGGCGAGCACCTCGTCCGTGATCCCGGTCGCCACCTTCCCCACGGGGAGGAGCCTGCCCTGGTCCTGCACCGCGAGCAGGAACGAGCCGAACGTCCCGGCCCTCCGGCCTTCGCCCCACTCGGCCCCGACGACCGCGAGGTCGAGGGTCTCGACCCCGGGTTTCACCTTCACCCAGAGGCGGCCCCGGACGCCGGGGGTGTAGGGCGAGTCGGGAACCTTCACCATGACGCCCTCGTGCCCGAGGGCGAGGGCTTCGGCGTAGATCGCCTCCGCCGCGGCCGCGTCGCCGACCAGAAACTGTGGGGCAACGTATGCGCGAAGGACCTCATCGAGGAGTTTGCGCCGTTCTGCGAGCGATCTATCCATCAGCGTCTCACCGTCCAGGTAGAGGATATCGAAGATCCTCGGCACGAGCTCGATCTTCTCCATCATCGAGTCAATCTCGTGCTTGCGCCGGAACCGCCGGATCACATACTGGAACGGCATGGGCCTCCCGTCGCGGACGGCGACCGCCTCCCCGTCCAGGATCACGTCATGATCCGTGGCATCCGTAAGAAGTTTCGCGATGTCGGGAAGGCTCCCCGTGACCTCCTCCAGTTTTCGCGAGTAGATCCGGGAGACGCCGCCCACCTTGTGGAACTGGAACCTGCTCCCGTCGTACTTGTACTCGACCGCCACCTCGCCGTGATCCTCAAGTTGCGCGGCGATGGTGCCCGCCTGCGCGAGCATCATCTTCACCGGCCGGAAGGGCTCGATCGTCACGCGGGAGAGTTCTTCGGGGTCCCGCCGGGCGAGGAGAGCCACCTCCCCGAGGTCGTTCATCGCCTGGTGGGCATGCTCGACCAGGCGGACGTCGACCTCGAAGGCCCGCGCAACGGCATCGCGGACGTTCCCCTCGCCCATGCCGATCCGGAGCTCCTCGAGCATCAGCCGTGCGAGATACCGTCCCTCCAGCGGGCGGGCGTTGCCGAAAAGACCCTGTGCCACGCGAAGTTTCTCCCGCTGCGACCGCTGCCCTTCGGCGGCCGCCATCCGCTCGAACTCCCGGTAGACCTCGAGGAGATCGAGCTCCTGGATGAAGAACGACGTCTGCTCTTTCTTTGCAAGGAGTCCCTCGACGGCGAGGCCGGCGTCGCCGGTCGCGTTGATCGCCTCGCGGACGGTCTCCCTCTTCGTCCCGACGACATAGGCCACGGCTTCGTAGAGGAGGTTCGGGCCCACGCCGAGTTTTTTGGTGCTCCAGTCGGGAAAGACCCTGCCCATGACGAACCGGACGAAGACGGGGAGCTCCTCGTCGTCGAGCCGGGGGAGGACGGCGGCGACCTGCTCGATCATATCGAGGCGCCCGGGGGTCCCTTCAAGGTGCTCGCAGACGCGGGCGAACTCCAGAAACTGCATACCCATAATCTCCTGAAGTATTTCCCGGCGGGGTCAATCAACCCTTCTGTTCGGCCGCGGCCGGTTCGGCACGATTGATGTGGGAGCACCGCTCACCCCTATACATGCACCAGGACGAAGAAACGAAAGAGATGCTCCGGGACCTCCTCTGGCTCAATGCCCTGATAGCCACCGAGCTCGTCCAGATCACCGAGAACACCTCCCAGATCCTCCGGAGGGCAGCCCCTCCTGAGACCTGCATCGCCGAGCACGCGGCCCTGCGGGCGACGGCGCTCGCGATCGCCGACCGCTACAAGCCCGGCACGATGCTCCGGCAGCACGTCGGAGAACACCAGTAGAAAAAATAGGCGGTTCGGTCGCCGTCAGCCTTCGACCGGCACCAGTCCCGCATCCCTGACGACGAGGTCCGTCTCCTCGATCACCTCTTCCGTCAGGTTGATGACGGTGGTCGTTGCGTTGACCGCATCAACGGTGCTCGCGGTCGCGCCGGGTGCTCCCTGGCCGGGAACGGTGAAGGCGTACCCCTCCGGCAGGACGACCTCGACGGTGTAGTTACCAGGGAGGACGCCGCTGAAGATGTAGAGCCCTTCACATGCGTGGGCGAACGTCTCCGCCGTCGCGATTCTCTCCCCCGCGGCGTTGAGTAGGTGGACGGCAACGCCGCTCATACCCCACTCGCCGGAGTCCTGGATGCCGTTTGCGTCGGCGTCCAGAAAGATTGTTCCTCCGATCGTGCCGATGGTCTTTTCATATCCTGTGCCCGGCTCCGCCGGGACTGCGGCGCTTGCGATCGAACCGAAGACGAACGCTGATACTATGATTGCTACAAGAACGCTGATATATCTCAATCGGTTCACCTCATGTTCCCGGGCGCCGTGTGGGGCCCCGGGGGCGTAACCCCTGCGAAAGACCACAGTGCTCGCCTGTGTCACCTTTCGGCGGCCGGGTGATCCGGAATTTTTTCCGATCCGGTACCGGCCCGGGGTTCGGACACCTAATAGACATTATATTATATTAATTTTTTTATAATACCGGGATCAAGTTCCCCGGGAACCTGACATCATTTGAGCGGCCCATGCGGATCCAATCATGAAAACAAAAAGAAACCCGGCCCCTGCAAGCCGGAACGACCGGAAGCGGGAATTCACGGCATGCAGGCAACCATAGGGGGAGCGCGCACGCCCCCTGCCGGGCACCGTTCTGCTCAGTCCTTTCCTGACCTGCCGTCGTCCTCTTCCCGGTCGTCATCATCCCGGTCATCGTCATCCCGGTCATCGTCATCCCGGTCATCGTCATCCCGGTCATCGTCATCCCGGTCATCGTCATCCCGGTCATCGTCATCATCGTCTTTTACTGCTTTCCGATCGTCGTTATCATCCTCTTTTGCCGCCTTTCGGTCGTCATCATCCTCTTTTACTGCTTTCCGGCCGTCGCCATCGTCGTCGCTCGTCTTCCCGCCGGCAGCCTCATCGTCCCGGTCTTCCCGCTCTTCATCCGCTCCGTCTCCGGCGCCACCCGTCGCATCCGCGGCAACGACCTCACTTCCCTGTCCAGCAGGGGATGAGGCCGGAGACGCGGTCGGGGCCGGGGCGGGGATCAACCCCGCATCCCTGACGACCATATCACCTCCGCCAACCGTAAACGGGGTCGTCGTCCCGGTCGACGGGTCGGCGTAGCTGTCACCGCCGGTGCTCGTGAAGGCGTAGTCGTCCGGCGCGGTGAACGCGAGGGTGTACTCCCCGGGCGGGAGGGGACCGAAGAGGTAGAGAGAGGTGTAGTAGTCATGGTGGCCAGTGCGGGCCGATGCCACCTGGTTTCCGCCCTCATCCAGGAGGCGGACCTCGACGCCCGTCAGGCCATAGGTCTCATCCCGGACCCCGTTCTGGTCACCGTCGCTCCAGGTCGTCCCGAGGATCCACCCATAGGCCTCTGCCGGAGTCGCCGGGTGATGACTCCCGATGAAGCCCGCATTCAGGGTCTGCCGTCTGGCCCCGCCTTCAGCGAATGCC
This portion of the Methanoculleus oceani genome encodes:
- a CDS encoding SdrD B-like domain-containing protein — protein: MNRLRYISVLVAIIVSAFVFGSIASAAVPAEPGTGYEKTIGTIGGTIFLDADANGIQDSGEWGMSGVAVHLLNAAGERIATAETFAHACEGLYIFSGVLPGNYTVEVVLPEGYAFTVPGQGAPGATASTVDAVNATTTVINLTEEVIEETDLVVRDAGLVPVEG
- a CDS encoding ATP-dependent DNA ligase — protein: MQFLEFARVCEHLEGTPGRLDMIEQVAAVLPRLDDEELPVFVRFVMGRVFPDWSTKKLGVGPNLLYEAVAYVVGTKRETVREAINATGDAGLAVEGLLAKKEQTSFFIQELDLLEVYREFERMAAAEGQRSQREKLRVAQGLFGNARPLEGRYLARLMLEELRIGMGEGNVRDAVARAFEVDVRLVEHAHQAMNDLGEVALLARRDPEELSRVTIEPFRPVKMMLAQAGTIAAQLEDHGEVAVEYKYDGSRFQFHKVGGVSRIYSRKLEEVTGSLPDIAKLLTDATDHDVILDGEAVAVRDGRPMPFQYVIRRFRRKHEIDSMMEKIELVPRIFDILYLDGETLMDRSLAERRKLLDEVLRAYVAPQFLVGDAAAAEAIYAEALALGHEGVMVKVPDSPYTPGVRGRLWVKVKPGVETLDLAVVGAEWGEGRRAGTFGSFLLAVQDQGRLLPVGKVATGITDEVLAELYALFKDRVIARSGKEVTFEPEVVFEVGYSEIQTSPNYESGYALRFPRFVRVREDKSVDEAETLDSLVERYRLQKNGQDSF